The proteins below are encoded in one region of Drosophila santomea strain STO CAGO 1482 chromosome 2R, Prin_Dsan_1.1, whole genome shotgun sequence:
- the LOC120446456 gene encoding segmentation polarity homeobox protein engrailed translates to MALEDRCSPQSAPSPVTLQMQHLHHQQQQQQQQQQQMQHLHQLQQLQQLHQQQLAAGVFHHPAMAFDAAAAAAAAAAAAAAHAHAAALQQRLSGSGSPASCSTPASSTPLTIKEEESDSVIGDISFHNQTHTTNEEDEAEEDDDIDVDVDDTSAAGRLPPPAHQQQSTAKPSLAFSISNILSDRFGDVQKPGKSMENQASIFRPFEANRSQTATPSAFTRVDLLEFSRQQQAAAAAATAAMMLERANFLNCFNPAAYPRIHEEIVQSRLRRSAANAVIPPPMSSKLSDANPEKSALGSLCKAVSQIGQPSAPTMTQPPLSSSASSLASPPPASNASTISSTSSVATSSSSSSSGCSSAASSLNSSPSSRLGASGSGVNASSPQPQPIPPPSAVSRDSGMESSDDTRSETGSTTTEGGKNEMWPAWVYCTRYSDRPSSGPRYRRPKQPKDKTNDEKRPRTAFSSEQLARLKREFNENRYLTERRRQQLSSELGLNEAQIKIWFQNKRAKIKKSTGSKNPLALQLMAQGLYNHTTVPLTKEEEELEMRMNGQIP, encoded by the exons ATGGCCCTGGAGGATCGCTGCAGTCCACAGTCAGCGCCCAGCCCCGTTACCCTACAAATGCAGCACctccaccaccagcaacagcagcagcagcaacagcagcagcaaatgcagcatctccaccagctgcagcaactgcagcagttGCATCAACAGCAACTGGCCGCCGGTGTCTTCCACCATCCGGCAATGGCCTTCGATGCCgctgcagccgccgccgctgcagcagctgctgcggccgcccacgcccacgctgctgcactgcagcaACGCCTGAGTGGCAGCGGATCGCCCGCGTCCTGCTCCACGCCCGCCTCGTCCACGCCGCTGACCATCAAGGAGGAGGAGAGCGACTCCGTCATCGGGGACATAAGTTTCCACAACCAGACGCACACCACAAACGAGGAGGACGAGGCCGAGGAGGATGACGACAtcgatgtggatgtggatgacACTTCGGCGGCCGGACGCCTGCCACCACCcgcccaccagcagcagtcGACGGCCAAGCCCTCGCTGGCCTTTTCCATCTCCAATATCCTGAGCGATCGTTTCGGCGATGTCCAGAAGCCGGGCAAGTCGATGGAGAACCAGGCCAGCATCTTCCGCCCCTTCGAGGCGAATCGCTCCCAGACAGCCACGCCCTCCGCCTTCACGAGAGTGGATCTGCTGGAGTTCAGCCGGCAACAGCAGgccgccgccgcagccgcCACCGCGGCCATGATGCTGGAGCGGGCCAACTTTCTCAACTGCTTCAATCCGGCTGCCTATCCCAGGATACACGAGGAGATCGTGCAGAGTCGCCTGCGCAGGAGTGCAGCCAATGCCGTCATCCCGCCGCCCATGAGCTCCAAGTTGAGCGATGCCAATCCCGAGAAATCCGCTCTGGGATCACTGTGCAAGGCGGTCTCGCAGATCGGACAACCTTCTGCCCCCACAATGACGCAACCGCCGCTAAGCAGCAGTGCCAGCAGCTTGGCCAGCCCGCCACCCGCCTCCAATGCGTccaccatcagcagcaccTCCTCCGTGGCCACCAGCTCGAGCTCCTCCTCGTCGGGTTGCTCCTCGGCGGCTAGCTCCTTGAACTCCTCGCCCAGCAGCCGCCTGGGAGCCAGTGGATCCGGCGTCAATGCCAGCAGtccgcagccgcagccaatTCCTCCGCCATCCGCCGTTAGCCGGGATTCCGGCATGGAGTCCTCGGATGACACGCGTTCCGAGACGGGTTCCACCACCACAGAGGGCGGCAAGAACGAGATGTGGCCCGCCTGGGTGTACTGCACCCGCTACAGCGATCGTCCCAGCTCAG GACCCCGCTATCGCCGCCCCAAACAGCCAAAGGACAAGACCAACGACGAGAAGCGTCCACGCACCGCCTTCTCCAGCGAGCAGTTGGCCCGCCTCAAG CGGGAGTTCAACGAGAATCGCTATCTGACCGAACGGAGACGCCAGCAGCTGAGCAGCGAGTTGGGCCTGAACGAGGCACAGATCAAGATCTGGTTCCAGAACAAGCGGGCCAAGATCAAGAAGTCGACGGGCTCCAAGAATCCGCTGGCCCTGCAGCTGATGGCCCAGGGATTGTACAACCACACCACCGTGCCGCTGaccaaggaggaggaggagctcgAGATGCGCATGAACGGGCAGATCCCCTAA